The nucleotide window GCTGATGGCCACACCGGGGGAGTACACCGAGCAGGCGATCAGCGGGGCGGCGGCCTCCTACGGGCCCCGGCCGGTGGTGGTCCGGCCGGTGCTCGTCCACCCGACCGGCTTCCGCATGTCGCCCTACGCCGACATCAAGCCCGCCGGCGACGACGCCGCGACCGCGATCCGCCGCGCGGCGGCCGAACCCCCGCGCAAGCTCTGGCACTCCAGCCCCGGCAGCTCCGGCCACTGAGCTCTGCACCCCCACGGCCCAGGACCCGGCGACTCCTGGGCCGTGGGGGTGCAGGCCGTTGGGGTGCGGGCCGTGGTGGTGCGGGCCGTGGGGGTGCAGGGCTGTGCGGGTGCAGGGCCGTACGGGCGCAGGCGTGCCCGCCGCCGGGCCCGGCGCAGCTGCTCGCCGGGTTCGGCTGGGGGCGCACCGCGGGCGGCACTAGGCTCCGCGGGGTGTCGACCCCTCCCGCCGTCGCGGCGCAGGCTCCGGCCCGGACGGCGGCGATCTGGGCCGCCCTCGACCCGCTGGTCACCGCCGGCCCACCCCTGCGGGTGCTCGACCTGGGCGGGGGCAGCGGCATGTTCGCCGTCCCGCTGGCCCAGCTCGGCCACCAGCTGACCGTCGTCGACCCCAGCGCCGACGCCCTGGCCACGCTGCACCGCCGGGCTGCGGCTGCCGGCGCCGGCGACCAGGTGCGCGGCATCCAGGGCGACGGCGACCGGATGCTCACCGCGCTGCCCGAGGGCGACCTCTTCGACCTGGTGCTGTGCCACTTCGTGCTCGAGGTGGTCGACGACCCGGCCAGCACGCTGACCCAGATCGCCGGGGTCCTCCGCCCGGGCGGCCGGCTGTCGATCGCCTCGGCCAACCGGGCCGGCGCCGTCCTGGCCCGCGCCGTCGGCGGCCACCCGGTGGAGGCCCGCGCGCTGCTCACCGACCGCGACCCGGCTCCCGCCCGCTCCGGCCCGGCCCGCCGGCGGTTCAGCCCCGAGGAGCTGCTCTCCCTGCTCGCCGCTGCCGGGCTCGAGCCGGGTGAGTGGCGCGGGGTGTCGGTGGTCGCCGACCTGCTCGGTGCCTCCTCCGGCGCCGACCAGGCCGCGCTGCGCGCCCTCGAGCTGGCACTGGCCGAGGCCTCGCCCTACCGGGACGTCGCCACCGGTCTGCACGTGCTGGCCACGCGACCGTGACGTCCCGGCCCCGTCCCGAGCTCGCGGACGGCGGGGCCCTCCTCCCGGCCGGGTTCGCCGTCCCGGCCTACGGCGCGGCCACCCTCGCCGACGTCCTGCCCGGCGTCGCCGCCGCCCTGGGCGTGCCGGTCGCCCGAGGTGACCTCCCAGCCGACCCGCTCGACCTGGTCACCGCGCTCACCGGGGCCCGCCGGGTCGCCGTCCTGCTGGTCGACGGGCTCGGCGCGCAACTGGTCGCCGCCCACCCCGGTGAGGCGCCGGTGCTCACCGCGCTGGACACCCCGGCCGGCGTGCTGTCCGCGCCGTTCCCGAGCACCACCCCGGTCAGCCTCACCACGCTGGGCACCGGCCTGCCGCCGGGCAGCCACGGGGTGCTCGGCTTCGTCACCGAGGTGCCCGGCACCGGCCGCAGGCTCAACCACGTGCAGTGGCGGGACGACCCCGACCCGCAGCAGTGGCAGGCTCGGCCCACCGTCTTCGAGCAGGCCGCCGCCGCGGGCGTGACCTGCCGCGTGGTCGCACCGCACACCTTCGCCGGGTCCGGGCTCACCCGCGCCGCCTACCGCGGCGCTGCGTACGTGCCGGCGTTCAGCGGCGGTGACCTGGTCGCCGGGATGCTGACCGGGCTGGTCGAGGGCGGGCGCAGCCTGGTCTACGGCTACACCGCCGACCTCGACCTCACCGGGCACGTCCGCGGCGTCGACTCGGCCGCCTGGCGCGCCCAGCTCGGCCAGGTCGACCGGCTCGTCGAGCAGCTCGTCGCCGGCCTGCCCGAGGACGCCGCACTGCTGGTCACCGCCGACCACGGGATGGTCGACGTCCCCGACGACACGCGGCTGGACACCGGCACGGTCGCCGAGCTCGGCGCCGCCGTCCGGCTGCTCACCGGCGAGCCACGGGCCCGCTACGTGCACGCCGAGCCCGGTGCCGCCGACGACGTGCTGGCCACCTGGCGTGCGGTGCTCGGTGACCGCGCGTGGGTGGTGAGCCGGGCCGAGGCGTTCGCGGCCGGGCTGTTCGGCGACGTCGACGCAGGCCTGGCCGACCGGGTGGGCGACGTCCTCGCACTGGCCCGCGGCAGCTGGGCGCTCCTCGACCTGGACGCCGAGCCGCACGGCGCCCAGCTGCGCGCCTTCCACGGCTCGCTCACCCCGGCCGAGCTGGAGATCCCGCTGCTGGTCGCCCGCGGCCGCGCGCTGCGCTGACTCAGGCGCGGGCGGTGACCTGCAGGGACTGCGGGTGCCAGGTGCGCCAGCGGCCGGGCCGGACCGCGGCGCAGGTGAGCCGCTGGGCGACGTCGGACAGCCGGCTCTCCACGGTGACCACGACGTCGCCGTCCGGCCCGGTCATCGTCACCTCGAAGCACTCGACCCCGGCGGCGGAGGACTCCAGGGTGCGCACCCCGCGGGGCGGCAGGTCCCCGACTCCCAGTAGCCCCAACTCCTCGCGGGCGTGCTGCTGGGCGGCCTGCGCCGCGGGCGTCAGCCCGGCCTTGCCGCGCAGCCACGGCAGTGCGACCTCCCCGGCGGCGTGCGCGGCGACCAGCCCGGCGCCGTCGGCCGGCACCTGGCCGTAGACGTACCCCCACGGCAGGACGACGACGTTGGCGGCGAACCGGTCCCCGCCCAGGTGGCTGGTCTCCCAGACGTCGACCGCCGCCCCGCTCAGCGGCAACGCCCGGGCCAGCGGCCGGCCGCGCACCGCGCAGCACGCGTCGTGCGCCCCGTGCGTGCAGACCAGGTAGGTGGGCAGCGTGCTGGCCTCCCCGACCGAACCGTCCCAGGGCAGCTGCAGCAGCTCGGCGTCGGAGCTGCGGGTCGACCAGTGCACGGTCTCCACCCCGGGGGTGGTGTCGGCGACGGCCCAGCGCATGCCGGAGTCCGCCAGCCGCTCACCGGGGCGCCGCACCATCTGGATCCGCATGCCCAGCTCCCGGGCGCGGGTGGCCAGCCGGGAGGCCACGGCCCGGTCGAAACGGGACTCCAGCAGGGCGTCGCGCCCCCACGGCCCGGGCTGCTCCACCAGCAGCCAGCGCCGCGCCGGGGGAGCGGTGGCCACCGGTGAGTCGCCACGCACCAGCGCCTGCACCGAGCAGCGCGCCTCGTCGAGCCGGCCCGCCGGGGTCGAGCGCGGCGGGACCGGCTCGCCGGTGTCCTGGCAGAACTGGGGGTCGACGCCCGTGGTCTCAGGCTCCGGTGCGGTCGTCACTGTCCCCATGATGCGCCGTCCCGCCGGAGCGGGCGTCGGGGACGATCGCGATCGACTGGGTGACCAGCCGGCGGGCCAGCGTGAGCTGGCCGGCGGCGTCCAGACCGGGCAGGTCGCCCACCCGCAGCTCACCGGCGGACAGCAGGGCGGCCAGCGCCGGACGGGTGTCGGCCGGGAGGTCGTGGGTGCGGCGACCGGCCACCAGGGCCACCCGCTCACCGACCGGCTCGCGCAGCTGGGCCCGCAGCAGCGGCCGCACCTGCAGCACGGTGCCGGCGTCCAGGGCGGCGATCGCGGTGGACTGGGCCAACGGCGAGACCGGAGCCGGGCGCACCTGCGCCCAGGCGCGCGAACGCAGGGAGTCGGCGACCGCGGCCGGGTCGACGTCGGCGATCCAGCGCTGCAGGCCGGTGAGCACCGCGGCGACGTCCTCGGTGGTGGCCGAGGGGTCGGCCAGGTCGACGCCCAGCGGCAGGGAGCTGCGCAGCGCCGGGTCCTCGGCGGCGAGCACGCGCACCAGGTCCAACGCCGACTCGACCGCGCCCCAGCGGGTGACCGGGTGCACGCCGATGGTCAGGTGCGCGCTGATCTCACCGAGCGCGACCGCGGAGTGGATGTAGCCGCGCGGCAGGTAGAGGGCGTCCCCGGGGCGCAGCACCGTGTCGATCACCGGCGGGCGCCGTGCTGCGGCGGCGACCTCGTCGGGGCGGTCGGTCCAGGGGTGGGTGCGCAGCGGGTCGGTGAGCACCGGCTCGTGGATGGTCCAGTGCTTCTCCCCGGCGACCTGCAGCACGAACACGTCGTGCACGTCGTAGTGCGGGGAGAACCCGCGCGAGGACGGCGGGGTGACGTAGGCGTTGACCTGCGTGGGGTGCCCGAGGTCGGCGGCGAGCTGGTTGGCGAAGGCGATCAGCGGCGGCCACAGCCGGTGCAGGCCCTGCAGGACCACGGTGCTGCCCTCGGCGAAGAGCCGGAGCACCGCGTCGGAGGACACCTGGTCGGCCACCTCGGCACCGGCGCCCTGCGGGCTGGTGAACCGCTTGGGGTCGACGACCGCGCCGTCCTTGGCGATCCGCAGGAAGGGCGTGCGCAGCCCGCGGGTGCTCAGCAGCTCGTCGACGGCGTCCAGGTCCAGCAGGTCGGTGAAGGTGCCGCCCAGCTCTGCGGCGGTGGACAGCAACGGGGTGCGGGACCAGTGCTCGTCGGCGAAGACCTGCGGGTCGACGCGGATGCAGCGGCGCAGCGCCGG belongs to Modestobacter sp. L9-4 and includes:
- a CDS encoding cupin domain-containing protein, producing the protein MPDPDLQDRAPSSSEDGARPALRRCIRVDPQVFADEHWSRTPLLSTAAELGGTFTDLLDLDAVDELLSTRGLRTPFLRIAKDGAVVDPKRFTSPQGAGAEVADQVSSDAVLRLFAEGSTVVLQGLHRLWPPLIAFANQLAADLGHPTQVNAYVTPPSSRGFSPHYDVHDVFVLQVAGEKHWTIHEPVLTDPLRTHPWTDRPDEVAAAARRPPVIDTVLRPGDALYLPRGYIHSAVALGEISAHLTIGVHPVTRWGAVESALDLVRVLAAEDPALRSSLPLGVDLADPSATTEDVAAVLTGLQRWIADVDPAAVADSLRSRAWAQVRPAPVSPLAQSTAIAALDAGTVLQVRPLLRAQLREPVGERVALVAGRRTHDLPADTRPALAALLSAGELRVGDLPGLDAAGQLTLARRLVTQSIAIVPDARSGGTAHHGDSDDRTGA
- a CDS encoding sucrase ferredoxin, giving the protein MGTVTTAPEPETTGVDPQFCQDTGEPVPPRSTPAGRLDEARCSVQALVRGDSPVATAPPARRWLLVEQPGPWGRDALLESRFDRAVASRLATRARELGMRIQMVRRPGERLADSGMRWAVADTTPGVETVHWSTRSSDAELLQLPWDGSVGEASTLPTYLVCTHGAHDACCAVRGRPLARALPLSGAAVDVWETSHLGGDRFAANVVVLPWGYVYGQVPADGAGLVAAHAAGEVALPWLRGKAGLTPAAQAAQQHAREELGLLGVGDLPPRGVRTLESSAAGVECFEVTMTGPDGDVVVTVESRLSDVAQRLTCAAVRPGRWRTWHPQSLQVTARA
- a CDS encoding bifunctional 2-polyprenyl-6-hydroxyphenol methylase/3-demethylubiquinol 3-O-methyltransferase UbiG, producing the protein MSTPPAVAAQAPARTAAIWAALDPLVTAGPPLRVLDLGGGSGMFAVPLAQLGHQLTVVDPSADALATLHRRAAAAGAGDQVRGIQGDGDRMLTALPEGDLFDLVLCHFVLEVVDDPASTLTQIAGVLRPGGRLSIASANRAGAVLARAVGGHPVEARALLTDRDPAPARSGPARRRFSPEELLSLLAAAGLEPGEWRGVSVVADLLGASSGADQAALRALELALAEASPYRDVATGLHVLATRP
- a CDS encoding alkaline phosphatase family protein, whose product is MTSRPRPELADGGALLPAGFAVPAYGAATLADVLPGVAAALGVPVARGDLPADPLDLVTALTGARRVAVLLVDGLGAQLVAAHPGEAPVLTALDTPAGVLSAPFPSTTPVSLTTLGTGLPPGSHGVLGFVTEVPGTGRRLNHVQWRDDPDPQQWQARPTVFEQAAAAGVTCRVVAPHTFAGSGLTRAAYRGAAYVPAFSGGDLVAGMLTGLVEGGRSLVYGYTADLDLTGHVRGVDSAAWRAQLGQVDRLVEQLVAGLPEDAALLVTADHGMVDVPDDTRLDTGTVAELGAAVRLLTGEPRARYVHAEPGAADDVLATWRAVLGDRAWVVSRAEAFAAGLFGDVDAGLADRVGDVLALARGSWALLDLDAEPHGAQLRAFHGSLTPAELEIPLLVARGRALR